A single window of Desulfovibrio sp. G11 DNA harbors:
- a CDS encoding GNAT family N-acetyltransferase, whose product MNKCESPFSAPALHLRRAQPEDHAALTDLWRRSVEATHRFLSPLAVDELYTAVLRDYLPAVEEVWLAEYRLENETRARPAGFMGCNGPQVEMLFVEPAFFGRGVGKTLLQRAQQRATKEGFALTLDVNEQNPSALAFYRHMGFAVTGRSPLDSAGRPYPLLHMEWRAR is encoded by the coding sequence ATGAACAAATGCGAATCCCCTTTCTCAGCCCCCGCACTGCACCTACGCCGTGCACAGCCCGAAGACCATGCCGCGCTCACCGATCTCTGGCGGCGCAGTGTGGAGGCCACGCACCGCTTTCTTTCCCCTTTGGCCGTAGATGAGCTTTACACCGCCGTGCTGCGGGATTACCTGCCCGCAGTGGAAGAAGTATGGCTGGCGGAATACAGGCTGGAAAATGAAACACGGGCCCGCCCTGCCGGATTTATGGGCTGCAACGGCCCGCAGGTGGAGATGCTGTTTGTGGAGCCGGCATTTTTCGGCCGGGGCGTAGGCAAGACGCTTTTGCAACGCGCGCAACAACGTGCCACCAAAGAAGGCTTTGCCCTGACACTTGACGTCAACGAGCAGAACCCTTCCGCCCTGGCTTTTTACAGGCATATGGGCTTTGCCGTAACGGGACGCTCGCCGCTGGACAGCGCAGGCCGTCCCTACCCCCTGCTCCATATGGAATGGCGGGCGCGCTGA